TTCGCGTCCAACGGAATTCTGTTCAACCACGAATCTCCCATGCGAGGCGAGACCTTTGTCACCCGCAAGATTACTCGCGCTGTGGCTCGCATTAAACTCGAAATGCAAGATAAGCTGTACCTCGGCAATCTTTCGGCAAAGCGCGACTGGGGATACGCGGGGGATTATGTGTCGGCAATGTGGCTTATCATGCAACATCACGAACCGGACGATTTCGTCATAGCCACCGGAGAAAATCATTCAGTGAGGGAATTTGTGGAACGGGCTTTCAAAGAAGTCGGTATCATCATCGAATGGAGAGGAGAAGGCCTCAACGAACAAGGAATCGACTCCGAAACAGGCAAGCCCCTTGTCCTCGTGGATTCACGGTACTTCAGACCTACGGAAGTGCATGAGCTCCTGGGAGATGCAACAAAAGCAGCCAAATTGCTCGGTTGGAAACCGCAGATGTCGTTCAAAGAGCTTGTCCGACGGATGGTTATTGCAGATCTCAGGGAAGCCGAAAAAGAGCGTTTGTGCCAAGTGAACGGTTACAATTAGGCAAGTGCTTTATCACTGTCGAACAAATAAAAATTGAACACAAATGTCTGCATTCAGTTACTGAGGGGTAGAGAAAATCTTCTCTCGGATCACATTCCCTCCAACTTTCAAAATCCCCCCAGCCCCCCTTTACTAAGGGGGGAATTGCAGGTTGCTTCTATTCTTCACCTCCCCTTTTATAAAGGGGGGCTGGGGGGATTTTCCCTAGGAACAACTAAATGGATACAACACAATCTCTGTTGACAAAGAATCGCGTGCGTGTATTTTAGATCGACTGGAGAAGAAATAATGATCCACATCAGCTGCCCGTTTTTCTTTTTTAGCTTTAGGAGGTATAAACGCGCGGGCTGAGTGTGACCATCAGGCGATACACGAAAAAGCGGAGTTCACACTCCGCTTTTTTTTTGGTTTCGAGAATAGACACACGGGAAGGGAGAATACAGATGACAGGACCTCTCGACGGAGTACGCGTGATCGAGATTTCCATGTTTCAACAAGGTCCGGTCGCGGGCATGCGCCTGGGCGATCTTGGAGCCGACGTGATCAAGATCGAGCCCAAAACGGGAGATCCGGGCAGGCAATTCATGCGAATCATCGGCGCAATGGTGGGTCTCGAAGGCCGCAATTATTATTTCGAACACGGCAATAGAAATAAACGGGGCATGGTTTTGGACATGAGGAAACCTCAGGGAATGGAAGTATTCCTCAAGCTCGTCGACTCAGCGGACGTGTTCCTCAACAACATGAGCATACCCGCACCCGAAAGAATGGGCATAGGGCCGGATGTGCTCATGGCCCGCAACCCGCGGTTGATTTATGCGCACGCGTCCGGGTGGGGTCGCAAAGGGCCGGATGCGGACGATTATTCCTTTGATTATACGGGAATAGCCCGTTCCGGACTGATGTTTGCCTGTGGAGAAAAGGGCGCTCCTCCCACACAGATTCTTCCGGGAATAGGTGATGAAGTCGGCGCACTCGCCTGTGCCTGGGGAGTCACTGCCGCACTGTATGCCAGAGAGAAAACCGGTAGAGGCCAAGTGGTGGACACTTCTCTCATGGGGAGTGTCATCGCCACTCTCGGGCTTATTATGGCCGCTCCATCCATGCTTGATATGGAATTTTCCCGAGAAGTACGAGCAGAAGCCGGAAATCCGATATACAACCACTATCGTTGTCAGGACGATCGATGGATTGCCATTGCTCACCTCCAGCCAGAACGGTATTGGCCGAAGGTTTGCCAGGCTTTGAGCCTGGAAGAGCTCACAGACGATCCCAGATTCAACTCCATAGAAGCACGGAGCAAGAATGCGGCTGCTCTGGTGGCTATTTTCGACGAGAGATTCGCTTTGAAGCCGAGACATGAATGGCTGGCACTCCTCAATCAAGCCGGGTGCATTTGCACGCCCGTGCAGACTCCCCAGGAAGTGACCTGCGATCCCCAGGCATTGGCCAACGACTATTTCGTGTACATGAACCATCCCGAGCACGGGAAAACCAAGATGGTCGGATTTCCATGGGATTTCAGCGACACCCCCGCGTCGTGCAGGCTCCCTGCTCCTGAATTCGGGCAGCACACAGACGAGATTCTTTCAGAACTCGGGTACACTGCGGTGGAGATCGATAGTTTGAGACGTAATGAAGTCATATAGCAGTAGAAGCACGTGTAAAGAAGTACGATCGGGAGGACATTCCTAAAAGGAGGTCCTCCGCAATACTGCTCTTCTGAATGCAAACGGTATCACTTAGGATGATTAACTGAAAAAGTAGGACATTGACATAATTATGTAATTCACTTAACATATTATAAAATTAACTGTATCGAGAGGGCATGCCGAATGCGTAAGCCTCAATGGAATTGTTTATTGTCGGCTGCCATATGCATTTTTTGTGTGATTCAAGCAGCCACGGGTGCAGCCCAAGTATTTTCCGATACGGAGAATCCCTGTTCTCCTATCTTCTCTTTTCCCTCTATTGAAGGAGAAACCAAAGTAACCATCATCTGGTCCAACCTTCTGAAAGGGAGAACTGACATTCTCACGAATCCGACCCGGTCATTCGATTTCATGCAAGATTGGAACATGCCCAGAGGCGCAGTGTTTGTCGACACAATGCT
The sequence above is a segment of the Desulfomonile tiedjei DSM 6799 genome. Coding sequences within it:
- the gmd gene encoding GDP-mannose 4,6-dehydratase produces the protein MGNNRALITGVTGQDGAYLVEFLLKKGYEVCGVKRRSSLINTQRIDSFYQDPHVDSRNLILEYGDTTDSTNLIRIIQEFQPTEIYNLAAQSHVRVSFETPEYTANADALGTLRLLEAIRILRLQEKVRFYQASTSELFGLVQESPQKETTPFYPRSPYAVAKLYGYWIVRNYREAYNFFASNGILFNHESPMRGETFVTRKITRAVARIKLEMQDKLYLGNLSAKRDWGYAGDYVSAMWLIMQHHEPDDFVIATGENHSVREFVERAFKEVGIIIEWRGEGLNEQGIDSETGKPLVLVDSRYFRPTEVHELLGDATKAAKLLGWKPQMSFKELVRRMVIADLREAEKERLCQVNGYN
- a CDS encoding CaiB/BaiF CoA transferase family protein codes for the protein MTGPLDGVRVIEISMFQQGPVAGMRLGDLGADVIKIEPKTGDPGRQFMRIIGAMVGLEGRNYYFEHGNRNKRGMVLDMRKPQGMEVFLKLVDSADVFLNNMSIPAPERMGIGPDVLMARNPRLIYAHASGWGRKGPDADDYSFDYTGIARSGLMFACGEKGAPPTQILPGIGDEVGALACAWGVTAALYAREKTGRGQVVDTSLMGSVIATLGLIMAAPSMLDMEFSREVRAEAGNPIYNHYRCQDDRWIAIAHLQPERYWPKVCQALSLEELTDDPRFNSIEARSKNAAALVAIFDERFALKPRHEWLALLNQAGCICTPVQTPQEVTCDPQALANDYFVYMNHPEHGKTKMVGFPWDFSDTPASCRLPAPEFGQHTDEILSELGYTAVEIDSLRRNEVI